AGTAATCGGACGCTCAGTATTCTCTCTCACTGTCAGACAGGGTATACCAAGGAAGGTTGTCTCCTCCTGGATACCCCCTGAGTCAGTAATAACTATCCGTGCCTGCTGCTGCAGTGCCAAAAACTGTAAGTAGCCAACCGGCTCAATCAGTTTGAGGCGTGAGCTGTCAATAGTAATGCCCAAACTTTGCAGCCTGTGCTGAGTGCGGGGATGAATTGGAAAAATCACCAAAAGGGACTGGCTAATCTCCTGAAGGGTCTTCATGATGCTGGCCAGCATATTGGGGTCATCTACATTTGAAGGCCGATGCAGGGTGACGAGAGCATAGGATCCGGGGTGACAAAAATATCCATTTATGGCAAATTCCTTCAGCACTACTTCATGGTCCGCTTTGGGCAAAAGCCTCAGCAAGGTATCAATCATGACGTTGCCTACAAGATGAACCTTTCCACTGGGGATTCCCTCCCTTTTCAGGTTCTCATTTCCATCCTCTGATGGAGTGAAGAGAATATCCGCCATCTGGTCGGTCAGTAACCGGTTGATCTCTTCAGGCATAGTACGGTCAAAGGAGCGCAAGCCTGCCTCGACATGTCCGATGGCCACACCAAGTTTGGTACATACAAGAGCCGCGGCCACCGTGGAGTTGACATCGCCATAGACCA
This sequence is a window from bacterium. Protein-coding genes within it:
- the wecB gene encoding UDP-N-acetylglucosamine 2-epimerase (non-hydrolyzing), producing MMHVLHIVGARPNFMKAAPVIAALGQRSGIRQTVVHTGQHYDVNMSDIFFYQLGIPRADINLGVGSGTHAQQTAQIMIRFEPVVVEKKPDIVLVYGDVNSTVAAALVCTKLGVAIGHVEAGLRSFDRTMPEEINRLLTDQMADILFTPSEDGNENLKREGIPSGKVHLVGNVMIDTLLRLLPKADHEVVLKEFAINGYFCHPGSYALVTLHRPSNVDDPNMLASIMKTLQEISQSLLVIFPIHPRTQHRLQSLGITIDSSRLKLIEPVGYLQFLALQQQARIVITDSGGIQEETTFLGIPCLTVRENTERPITTTIGTNVLVGQNMTRLKEEVDGILSGKGKKGSVPPLWDGKASERIAAVVERWAGL